The following DNA comes from Bradyrhizobium sp. SK17.
TGAACGAGGAAATCCGGACCCGACGTTCCCGCACATAAACCACGGTGAAAGGTGCTGCGACCGCTTGACGAATTGGCGCCGATCCCGGAGATCGCGCTTGATCCGCCGCGCTGATCACCTCCCAGCCGATTAAGTCTGACGGTGCGATCGGCCCGCGGGCGGCAAGACCATCACAGTGAGCTATCTTGCCGATCCAGCCGCAAGCGGTTGGAGGTCGGAGAAAAGTAAGCGTCTATATTGCCGCCGCTGCGTGGCGCAATCGTGCGAACACGCCTGCGCAACCACCCACGGCCAATCGAACGGCTGAAGTCTATCGCGTGAAGTTCGCCAAGCTGGTCGAAACTGTGCAATCCCGTCGCATCCAACTCCACGCGCGCGTCCCATGTAACGATTAGCCGCTCGGTGAACCGCTCCGGACTCAACTCGGTGATCTCGAACCACACGATGCCGGCGCCGTAGCTGCCGTCGCAATCCTGCGCCGGGCGGAACAGACGACCATTCTGCTGTACCAGCCGGCCGGCCGGCCGCGACCAACGGCTGTCGGATTTCACAGGATTCGCCGGATGAGCGGTCCACGCCCCTCCGAGCGAGTCACTGTAGAAGATCGACAGTTGGTCCTGTGTCGATGTACCGATCGAGTCCGCTGTCACGAAAATCCACCAGAGGCCGTCGTGAAACAGCGGCGTGGCGTCCGAGAACACGGCTCCCTCCATCAGGACCTTTTTCAGCTCCCACTTCCAGGGAAATTCAGCGGCCCGGTATAATTCCAGGGAATGATTCTCGCCCGTCTCCGGCAGCATGTAGAGGTCCCCGTCGTGCTCGAACACGAACGGATATGACAGATGATAGGGACGAATTAATACAGGCATCGGCGAAGCCAAGAGCTCATCGCCCACGATCTCGGCGGCCGAAATTAGTCCGCGTCGGGTGGCATAGGGATATTCTTCAACGAACAGAAACGTCCGCCCTTGCCAGGTCTGTAGGAATGGGTCCGCGTAGAAGCGCCCGCCATCGTCTTCAATGACCTTGAACGTCCGCGCACCCCGCCGAAGCGCTACGTGCCAATGGTCCTGGTGCCAGAACGGCTTCATCAAGGCGTTCGATACCTTATGGGCGAACATCCGCGAAGCGAATGCCGGTAGAGAACCATTCGGCAACGCTGTTGCCTCCGTTGCGGTGCCGGCGTCCCCCTCCTCCGTCAGCTCCATCCCCCGCAGAACAAGCGAAATGCATCGCGCAAAAGCGGTCCGGAGCCCCCGTAAGAGGCTGAATTTGTCCTCGATAGCCAGTCTGGATGTGACGAGAGGAGTTTCGTCGCCCGCGCGCTGCACGCTCAGATACGGCGACGTCAGTGACAGCAACCGATCCAGCAGTGCGCGGCTGTCCAAAGCGCCGTCGTATCGGATCTCCAGAGCATTCGAATGGGGACCAAGGCATTCCGACAGGTTGATGACCGCCCGGCCCGACGTATCGCCGAGCGCCGAGACCGGACGCCATTCCTTTTCAGGAGCGATTGGTCTGGCGACGCCGCAGCTTTTGAAAATCAGCTGCTCGAGCCTCAACCACATTCGATACGCCAACGGATATGGCGGCGCGCGATCATCGAGAAATACGCTGACCTCGCGGACCTTGCCGATATGCCCAAGCAGCTCGCGATGCCATTCGCGCAACCGATGCCTGGGAAGAATCAAAGCAACGCGGGAGCCCTGATCAAGCGACGGTGTCGCATCGATGCATGCCGAGCTCATTGCGGCCAGCCCATGGTTGGAAGGTCGCTAAATACCCACTTCAAGACGGATTCCCTAACCGACTGCCGGCGGCCATTCCCCACGAAAGCCGACCGAGCCGATCCATGAGCGACCGAGCGAGCTCGGCAGTCAAAATCAAGGACCTTGTCTGGGCTGATGCACCCGGCAGGGTCGTCGACGTCACGGACCCTGCGCAACCTAAGACTTCAACCGCCGAATAGAAAGACCCGCCACGCCGCAGCCGACCGGCATGGAGACCCATGATCCATCGAGGCTTTCCCGATCGGCACGGGGCTTGCTGACCCCTTCGGACACGCCGGCCCTTTGGTCGGAGCCGTTTCAGTTTGGAACATTGTCCTGTTCCAGAATGGGTCTCAGTTGGTATGCAGGCGGTGGTGGCCTCCTCCACCGGCCGTCTGCGAAAGGTCTAAGATGGTTACCCCGATCGATCCGCGGTCATCTGACGACGCGATGATCAGCCTGGCGTCCGCAGGAAGAACGCTTCTTGACGGTGCCGCCACCATCTTGCTTTGCGGGATCGCCGCGGTCCTCCTCGCAGCCTTCTACCTTGTGGCCGTTCCCGCGAAGTACGAAGCGACCACGGAGATCCTTTTCGATCCGCGAGGGTTGAAGGCGGTCCAGAATGAGCTCGTATCCCGCTCCGAGAACAACGACTCGTCGATCGCCCTGCTGGAGAGCCAGATGCGGGTCATCAGGTCGGAGACAGTTCTGCGCGCGGTCGTGGAGCGGCTCGACCTTGAACATGACCCGGAGTTTGTCGGCGGTCGCGGGCTGTTCGCTTCGCTGACTGGACTGTTCAGGCCCAATACCAAGAGTGAGCCGGCGGACATCAGGGCGCTGCGTTCACTCCAGCGGATCGTTCGGGTTGATCGCGCCAGTCGCAGCTACGTCGTTGCGATCAGCGCGGTGAGCCGCGACCCGAACAAGGCGCCTCGTATCACGGACGGCGTCGCCAATGCGTACATCGAAGAAGACATTCGTGCACGGGCCGACGCTGCGAAACGGGTCAGCGCCTCGATGACGTCGCGGCTCCACGAGCTGGCTAGCCGGGTGCAGGAGGCAGAGAACAACGCCGAACGCTTCAAAAGGGAAAACAACCTGATCGGCACCAACCGCGGGTTTCTGGGCGGACAGCAGCTGGAAGAATTGTCCACCCAGTTGACACAGGCCCGCGCCGTTACCGTCGCACAGCGGGCCCGGCTCGACCAGATACAGAACGCGATCAAGGCTGGCGGCGATGTCGGCACCATCTCTGAGGCCGTTCAATCGCCGGTGATCGCTCAGCTGCGTGCGCAGTACGCCGAGATTGTGCGTCAGGAAGGATCCGCAACCGCCCTGCTCGGGGATCGCAATCCGGAAGTCGCCGTCATCCGGCAACGCCTGCAACAGCACAAGAAATTGATCGCCGAGGAGCTGAGCCGCATTTCCGCCGCTGCGCGTAACGACTACGAGCGCGCGGTCGAAAACGAAAAGGTGCTTTCCACCAATCTCGACGCGCTCAAGGCGAAAGCGTCCACGGCAGCCGAAGCCATGGTGCGCATGCGCGAGCTGGACCGCGTGGTCGAGGCCAATCGGGCGATCTACGAGGCCTTCCTGGTGCGGGCCAAGGAGCTTGCCGAGCAGGAGAACGTCGACACCGCCAACACCCGCATCATCGCACCGGCTCTCGCGCCGGACAAGCCGACGACGCCGCGCACCAGTCTGATGATCGCCGCGCTCCTGGCTGGGCTGGCGTGTGGCGCAGCGCTGGTGATGCTGCGACGGTACTCCCGCGTGTCGTCGAATACGACCGCTGCTGGCCGACGGATCTGACCGATCAAGGTACTTTCTCTGTCCGTCCCGCATGAAGTGAAACGATGGCAATGAGAATCCAGGTCTCGGGACGGCGGAACGCGTCGTTGCTCGTGCCGCCGGCCAACAGGCTGATGATGCTGCCGAACAAGGCGGCATTCAGATAGTTGACCGTCGACCTCCGCGGCAATTGACCCGCCGACCGCGTGATCCGGACGATCGCCCACAGCCAGAAGCCAAACCAGATCATCAAGCCGGGCAGCCCGAGTTCGGCCGCAAGCCGTCCCGGCACATTGAAGGTCGGCGGGAGATCGCCAACCGTTTCAAACCATCTGACGACTTCATAGCTGTCCCAGGCCCATGACGGCAAAACGGACCCGGCATGGAAGCCGAATTGCCCGAATCCAACACCGAATACCGGATTGGCCTTGAAGATCGATAGTTGCGCGCTGAACAGGGCCAGACGCGAAATCGTCGAGACGTCACCGTCGTTGACAGCCTTGGCGACATTGCCGAGGGCGAGCACCGGCACGAGGCCGGTCGCGGCGACCGCAGGGACGATGGCCAGCAACGCCACCATGCCGAGATGAAGGGCGCGCAGCCCGATCCAGTATATCAATTCAGCGAAGATCAGTCCGCCCAGCATCAACAGGCCGGTGCGCGAATTGCTCAACAGCAGAGCGATGATGCCGAAAGCCAAGGGTATGCCGGCCGCAAGGCGCCTTGCCAATGACGGTTGATCGATCGTGTGCAGACGGTAGGCAAACAGCATCCACGGGCAGGCGAAGCCGCAGAAGTAGGATAGATCCGGCGCCTCGAAGGCCAGGCTGATCAGGCGGCCAGCCACGCGTCCTTGCTCATCGTCTGCCGTATGGAAAAGGCCGGTCGAGAACCGATAGATCAGTTCGCCTGCGGGAGAAAACCACGACCAGACTTCCGGCAGCGCGAAGATCGCACATGCGACCACCGCAACCACAAGCGGGTGCACGAACAGGTTCTCGACATCGCTCACCCGCCGCAGCAGGCCAAGGCAGCTGATGGTGATCGCCATCCCGAAGATGACGACGGCCGACGACGTGGCGAGCTTGTTCAATCCGCTCCGCCCGTGAAACATGGACGTCGCAATTTCCGGGAAATTGACCGCAGTCGTCACGGCGAGCCAGACGAGCAGGCAATTCAGGAACACGAACAATGGTCGCGGTATCAGGATTCTGCTCGATGCTGTCGCGAGCGAGGTCACGATCAGGAGCACAAAGACGTAGACGGAAGCGGATCCCTTCAGCTCTCCGAACGCGCCAATTCCTGCCAGGCCCGTGATCGGCAACAGCGCGACCGCGAGCCACATGAGGCCGGCAAGGAGAACGCCCGGCGAGCCCTTCCGCGGATCGGTGGCTGAATCGGCCAAGGCCGTCATCACATTGGCAGCGAGTTGACGGCCACGCGCTTGTCCTGCCGATCCCAATACAGCCGCGATAGTCGGGTCCATATCCGGGCCGGCACGAGCAGCGTGACAAGTGACCGAACGACGCCCGCATAGGCAGCAGGCTTGGCAGGCTGAAAATAGCCTAGCTGCACGCGCAAGCGCGACCGCAATTGAGTACGACGATTCCTGCTGCTGATGCCATCCGCGTTCTTCTCATAGACCAGCAGCACGTCATGCAGGCAGTCGATCTCGCCCCGCTCGAACAGGCGCCGCATGAATTCATAGTCTTCGGCATGGGGATAGTCCGCGGAGTAGACACCAAACTTCCTTACGCAAGCGGTACGGAAAAAGAATGTCGGATGCTTGAACGCAGCGTTGTCGTAGAGCTTGCGTCCGATCGCGGCGCGGCCACCGGGCGTCCCCTCGAAAAACAGATGGTTACCCCGCTCGTCCACGATGTCTGCAAACGCCCCGACCAGATCCGTGGCAGGATGGCTGTCCATGTAAGCTTGCTGCTTGGCCACGCGCTCTGGAGCGGAGATGTCCCCGCAATCCATCCTGGCCACGTATTCGTATCCCAGGCTGACAATGTGTTCGAGGCCATAGTTCAGCGCGGCAGTGATCCCGCCGTTGCGCGCGAGCCGTAGCACGATGATGCCTTCACGCGATCCCAGCACCTCGCTGACCGGCTGCAACGAACCGTCATCGACAATCACGATGTCGGCGGCCTCCGTTTGCCCCAGCAGAGAGTCCACGGTGCGGAGCAGGACGTCGCGTGCCGGATTGTAAACTGGCATCAGAAACACGGTTCGTCGTGCCATAACTTTCCGGTCCCCTTCCATAGCGGCACCCGCCCTCGACATCGCGGGAAACTATATGTCAGATTTCTCTGCTTCCCGCCCGAAGAAAGCTGATCCTGGTGAAATGAGATGTTTTGCATCGACATCCTGTTTTCCTCCGGGTTTGCGCGTCGAATGCTCTTGCGGGTCGCCTCGCTCGCCCTGGCGCTGCTGGCACTCTGCCGCTCGGCCTATCCGGCGGATGACCTTCCCGGCAGAACCGTATCGAGCGGGCTCTCCGTGCAGTTCACCGATCATTTTCTCAAGCGCCCGGATTGGCGTCAGCGCCTCGACTTTCTGACCGGACTTGGCGCAAGCATCGTCCGAATTGATCTCAACTGGCCGTGGATCGAGAAGCAGCCCGGTCGTTACGATTGGACGCTCTACGACGACTTCGTCGCGGAATTAAAGAAGCGCGGGCTGCGGCCGCTGTTCATTTTAAACCGGCCGAACCCGCTTTACGGCAAACCGTTCGACGCGGCGGTCGACGGCAAGCGCCAAAGCGGTATCATGCCACCATATACCAGATCCGAAATCGCGGCTTATGCGCGATGGGCAACGGCCGCGGCAGACCGCTACCGACAGCTGAACCCGATCTGGGAACTCTGGAACGAACCCGACCAGGCCGGCTTCTGGCCCCCCAAGCCGGACCCGGCAGCCTATGTGGCCCTCGCGCGTGAAGCGTGCGCCTCGATCAAGCAACGCGTGCCAGATGCCATCGTGACCGGCCCCGGCATGGCCCAGATGCCAACCGTCTGGCGCACCAAGAAACCCCTGATGCAGGCGCTGCTGGATGACCACGCCTTGCTGAGCTGCCTCGATGCCGTGAGCCTGCACACGCATCGCTTCAAGCAAACGCCTGAGACCGTCTCGCGTGACTACGCGGTTCTGCGCGCCAACTATCTCGACCTCTGGCCCGCAGGAATCAAGCGCAAGCCCATCATCGACACCGAGTGGGGAGACTCGGTCTACCGGGCCGGAATCTCGGAAGACACCCAGGCGCTCTGGCTACCTCGAATGTTCCTGATCAATCTGATGGAACAGGTGCGGCTTACCAACTGGTACTGCCTGATCGATGTCGGGCCGAATGACGATGAGATGGAAGACCGGTTCGGCCTGGTGAGCTACGACGGCAGACCACGTCCGGCGTATCAGGCATTCCGGACATTGGCCCATGAGCTCGGCGGATTCTCGCTGCACGAAACAATCGGGCGGTTCGATGCGACCATGGCCGAGGGCATCACGATCCTGCGCTTCTGCGGCGACGACGCAACCAAAGGGTGCAAGCTCGTGTACTGGGCAACGGAAGGGAGTGCAGTCCCGAGACGAGTGACCGTGCCAGGCTGGCGGAAAATCGGCCCTGCGATCAATTACCTCGGGCAACAATCTGCGCTTCAACCGGACGGCAGCGGCGTCTTGACGATCGAACCGAAAGCCTTCGTTCAATATCTCCCGGTTGCCAGCTCGCGGTGATCCTCGAGGCCGCGCCGATACCTATTTAATAGCCATTATGCATTTTAGGCGTGCCTGATTGAATATGGTAAATATAGAGTTTAAATGCGGTATAAATTATGCATTACTAGGTTTCCGGAAAGGGAACTTCGCGGGGGCGCAAGAAACAGATCCGCGTATGTAGATTGGTAGCGCGGGTTCGTGATGAAGATACTGCATGTCTCTGAGAGTTTGATCGGCGGCCTGGCTTCATATCTCGAAGAGATCATTCCCCATCAGACAGCTCAGTTCGGCGCAGACAACGTTGTCTTGCTGGTACCCGCGGCCCAGCGCGAACACATCGCATCTTTGAACGGATGCGCCATCGAGACCTACCATCGAACCGGCCGCAATCTCAGTTCCATGCTGGCGCTCGGTTCAGCTATCCGACAAAGCATTCAGCGTCACGATCCGGACGTCGTACACCTGCACAGCAGCATCGCCGGCGGCATGGGCCGCCTGGTGATCGCCGGGATGCGTCGGAAGCCTCATGTCGTCTATTGCGCGCATTGCTGGGCGTTCGATCGTCCCGAGCAGACCTTCGCGACCCGCTTCTGGATGGCGCTCGAACGCATGCTCACCCGGCGCGCCGACGCGATCGTCTCGATCTCGCCTCACGAAGAGGAGGTCCTGCGCAGAGCCCGCTTTCCGCTCGCAAAGACGAGGCTCATCGTCAGCGGGATGCAGGACCTGGTTCATGGCCAGACCGCTCAACGCGGTGCGGCCAAGCGGGTCGGTCCGTGGCGTCTGCTGTTTGTGGGACGACTGGATCGGCAAAAAGGCGTCGACTTGCTGCTGCGCGAATACGAATTGCTCAAGCAGAAGCGCGCAAGCTTGAGCCTGGTCGGGTCAAAGATCGTGAACAGCTCCCGACTCGTCGTTCCACCGGAGGTGCATGTTTCAGGTTGGGTACCTCGCGAAACATTACCCGCCTTGTTCGAAGAATATGATGCCATCATAATGCCGTCGCGGTGGGAGGGGATGCCGCTGCTGGCGATAGAGGCGCTTCGCTCCGGACGCATCCTGATCTGCAGCAATCACGGCGCGTTTCCGCATTTCATCCAAGACGGCGTCAATGGCATCCTGATCGACATTGCCACGACAGGTTGGCTGGGCAAGGCCTTGAAAGTCCTTGAGCATTCCGATCTTGCGGCGATGAGCGCGGCGGCGCGGACGACCTACCTCGCAATGTTCGCACCGGACCGGATGAACCAGGGCCTGATCGAGTTGTATGAAAGCCTCGTCAAGCGGCCTCGGCTTCAATCAGAGGCGACGGCGACGCCACGCGATCGACTGCCGGTGCCAGAGCGAGTCGTTCATTCCACGGCCATGGGCCGGGACCGCCACGGCAGCGGCCAACTAGACACCTTGGAGCGGCCTGCCGGATAAGACCTAGCTGTGGCCGCTTCCGCAGTCCAATATCTCCGCTCGCGAACCGTTACGAAGGCGAGATTTTTGCTTACCAACATCCGATTCCACACGGTTGTCAGCAGCCGCACATTGATATCGCTCTCGATCATGTGCCTGCGCGGGATTTCGCTCGTGGCGAAATTCGCGCTCACGCTGTTCATCGCGCGGTTTATCGGCCTGCCGACGGTTGGTGTGTACGGGCTGATCGCTGGTATGGCCGTTGTGTTTCCGGTTGTTGCCAGCCTGGGACTGATCCGCACCTTGAGCCGCAACGCGGTTTCCCAACATCTCGATGAGGTCGTATCCACGCTGCGCCGATATTGGCGAATCCAGGCAGCCATCTATGGAATAATCTGCGTCATTGCATTGGGCGTCGGGATCTACCTCGACCAGGTTGCGCTGACGATGATCGTGGTCGCCATCGTTTTCCTTGAGCACGTCAATGGCGACCTTTTCGTTCTGTTGAACCACCTTTTGCAGCCGGGCCTCGCCAATGTGCTCATGTTCGTGCGAACGGCCGGATGGATCTCCGCCTTCATCGCCCTCGCCTTCCTGTTTCCAACGCTGCGCGATCTCGACACCCTGCTCGGATTCTGGATCGGGGGCGGCATTCTCGCGATCATCGGCTTTGCGATAGCCACTCGACACTGGTCCTGGTTCCGGCCTGGCGCAGCGCCGCAACACAAGGATTGGCTATCCCGCGATTTCAAGGCTTCGCGCATTCTGTACGTCAACGACATTGCCAACACGGTTGCGCAATACACCGATCGCTATCTGGTCGGCCTGTTCATCGGACTCGAATTCACCGGCATCTACGTGGTCTTCTGGTCGATCGGCAATGCGCTGAGCAATCTCGTCGACACCGGCGTCATCCAGCTATCCGGTCCGAAGCTCATTGGCGCACATGCACGCCGCGACGGAACGTTCTGGAACGTGTATCGAGGCCTCCTCGTCGAGACCGTGACTATCTCGGTCGCGATTGCCGTCGCTGCGGGGCTGCTGGTCCATTTTGCCATTCCTTACTTGCAGCGCCCGCAGCTGGCCGATTGGCTTCCCGTGTTGTGGCTGATCCTGTTGGCGTTTGTGCTGCGCATGTTCTACGAGGTGCAGGGAAGCGTCTTCTACAGCCGTCACAAGGATCAATTGACCTTGTTCAGCGGACTGTTCGTGATTGGCCTCTCGCTCGGCACCAACATTGTCTTGATCCCGCTTTTCGGGCTGTACGGTGCCGCGATTGCGATCGTCGTCTCGTATCTTGTGGGCGCGATAGTTCGTTCTCTCGTGATCGCGAAATACTTCCGATGACCGGTCAATCCTACATCCCGATATCGGAACTCAGTGCCGACGCCCGGCCGCCCGACATCGCGCTGTTTCTCCCGACGCTCTACAGCGGTGGGGCCGAGCGCGTGCAGCTCAACCTCGCGGATTATTTTGTCGGCCGCGGATTGCGGGTCGATCTCGTCGTTTGCAAATATTTCGGCTCGCTGAAGGATCAGGTCCCGGGAGGCGTCCGGCTCATCAGCCTGGAATCCCGAAAGGTCATGTTCAGTGTACCAGCCTATCTGCGCTACTTGCGGACCGCGCGTCCGCCAACCGTACTCAGTTCGGTTGAGAACGCGAATATCGTTTCGTGTGTCGGGAAGCTGCTGAGTTCCAGTCGCCATCAATTGGTCGTGCGTCTCGACAATTCGCTCCTCGAGCAAGGTTCGCTGCCGATTCAGCTGCATCGCACGTCAATGCTGGCTGCGATCGCGTCGACCTTTCACGCGGCAGACGCGTTCGTAGCGGTATCGAGTGGCCTGAAGCGACAGCTCAGTCGTCTGCCCGGCCTGAGAAACAAGCCAATCCACCTGATCTACAATCCGATCATTCACAAGGGATTTGACGCCAAGCTTGCTGCCAAGCCCGCGCTTCCCTCGGCGATCGGCCCTGGAGAGCCATTTATCCTCGCAGTCGGCCGCTTACACAGGCAAAAGGGATATGCTTCCCTGCTGCGCGCGTTTGCGCTCGTCGTTCGACGCAAGCCTGCGCATCTGGTCATCCTGGGCGAAGGCGGTGACCGCGACAAACTGCAAGACCTGGCGAACTCACTCGGCATTTCCGACCGCGTCCATTTCCTCGGATACTCTCCCAATCCACTCGCCTACATGCGAGGCGCTGACGTGTTTGTCCTGTCGTCGATCGCGGAAGGCTTCGGCAACGTGATCGTCGAGGCCCTCGCCTCCGGCACACCGGTGATCAGCACCGACTGTCCGCATGGCCCCAGCGAGATTCTTGCCGGAGGACGATACGGTACACTCGTTCGCGTTGGCGACGACGCTCAGATGGCGCAAGCCATCATCGAAACAATCAGCAGCTCCAAGCAACCGATGCCGGAGGATCTGGATGAGCATCTCAAGCGCTTCACGATCGAGACGATCGGCGAGCGTTACCTCGACTGCCTGGGGCTCGAATCCCGGCCACCGAAAGCCGCGTCGCCACAAGCTGTCAGCGCGTAGATCTCCGCGCGCCATTTCCAGTAGCTCGCCAGTCACCGGGCCGCACGCGGATTCTTCGTGCAGCTTCCGAACTGCGCAAGCCGCAGCGACGACCAGATCCAACGGTGATTTCAGCCCCAAGGCGCCCCTTCACCCCGATGTCTAGTTCCACGACGCCAAACAGCGCCCACATCGCGATTGTCGGTGCCGGCTTTTGCGGCGCGCTGGCGGCGGTCGTCCTGGCGCGGGCAGGCCATCGGGTCACACTCATTGATCGTCATTCCGTCTATCCAAAGCAATTTCGTGTCGAAAAATTCGCAGGTGGACAGATTGAGCTGATGCGCAAACTGGGCATCTTCAAAGCAATCGCCGAAGCTTCGACCCCGTTCAAGGACATCGCCAACGTCCGCGCAGGTCGCATCGTCGACCGCACGCCCAATCAGCATTACGGAATCCTGTACGAGGAGATCGTGCGGGTCGTGCGCGCGCAACTGCCATCTTCCGTTGCTTTCATCATCGACGACGTGACGGCCCTCAAGACCGGGCCGCAGAAGCAGGAGGTCGTGCTGTCGAGCGGCCAGGCGCTCTCGGTGGATCTCGTTCTTCTTGCGACCGGAATGAATGGCGCGCTTGCCCACAGGCTGGGTATCGGTCAACACATGGTGGCGGAAGGCCATTCGATATCCTTCGGCTTCACCATCCCAGCCGAACCTGGGCTGACATTCAATGCGCTCACTTGCTACGGTAGCGGCGCGACCAATCGGATCGACTACCTCAGTCTTTTCCCGATCGGCGACACGCTCCGGGCCAACCTCTTCACTTATCTCGACCAACGCGATCCGTGGATCCGCGAACTGCGGCGAAACCCGTCGACGAGCCTGGGCGACTCGATGCCGGGCCTCGCCGCCTATCTCAGGCCGTATGATCCGGTCGACGGGGTTCAAAACTGGACGATGAATCTGATGACGGCCGCAAGTGTGAGCCAGGACGGCATTGTGTTGATCGGAGACGCCTACCAAACGTCCTGCCCCGCCACAGGCATGGGCGTGACGCGGTTGCTAAACGACGTTGATCGACTTTGTAATGTGCATATCCCCCGATGGCTCACAACGCCCGGAATGGCGAAGGAGAAGATCGCGAGGTTTTACGACGATCCGGTCAAGCAGGACGTCGATACGCAAGCCATCCGGATGGCTCACTTCAGGCGGTCCTTGATCACGGATCGATCGCTACAATGGCGATTTCGTCGTCAGGAGCATTTCATGCGGCGACGATTCCTCGATCTGGTGCACCGCGTGAGGTTCAAGGATACATCTGGCTCGCGAGCCCGGTCATGAGTGCGACGTCCGCAATGCTTGCGGCATGGCAGGGCAGCGATCTCGAGCGCCGCGAGTCAGAGGATCGCCCTGCCCGACGCTTTCTCGAACAGATGGGTTCGCTGGAGATCGAGAGCCACGTCGATGAAATGATCCGGCTCGGCGGCTACGCCGACCTGCATCTGCGCGGTGAACGGATGGGCACCGACGGTCCCGATCACGAGCGTATGCGGTCCCAACGGCTCGACATCCTTGACCATCATGCGCACGAACGAGCCCTCAGGGGCGTCTTGCCGCAACACGTGATCGGGGCGGACGCCGAGCACGACGGGCTTGCCGATATGGCCCGCATAGGCCGCCTCACGCGACTTCGGCACTCTCAACACCGTGCCTGACGGCTCGGTGAAGGTGAACGCGCCATCGCGACCGACGATCTCGCCATCGATGAAGTTCATACTGGGTGCCCCCATGAAGCCCGCGACGAAGAGGTTGTTGGGTCTCTCGTAAATCGTGATCGGATCCGCCGCCTGCTCGATCCGGCCCTTGTTCATCACCACGACGCGGTCGGCCATGGTCATGGCTTCGACCTGGTCGTGCGTGACGTAGACGATCGTCTTGGCAAGGCGGCGGTGCAGCGCCTTGATCTCGGTCCGCATCTCGATGCGAAGCTTGGCGTCGAGATTGGACAATGGCTCATCGAACAGGAAGACGTCCGGACTGCGCACGATGGCACGGCCGATCGCCACGCGCTGGCGCTGCCCGCCGGAGAGCTGCTTGGGCCGACGGTCGAGATATTGCTCGAGGTCGAGGACGCGCGCGACGTCGCTCACGGCCTTTGCGATGCTGGCGCGCGTCTCACCACGCACCTTCATGCCGTAGCCGATGTTCTCCCCGACGGTCATGTGTGGATAGAGCGCGTAGTTCTGGAACACCATCGCGCAATTGCGCAGGCCGGGGCGCAACTGCGTCACGTCGCGATTGCCGATGCGGATGGTTCCGCTGGTGACGGCCTCCAGCCCCGCGATCATGCGCAATGTCGTGGTCTTGCCGCAGCCGGACGGGCCGACCAGCACGACAAATTCCTCGTCGGCCACGTTGAGGTCGAGCCCCTCGATGATCTTGTAGGGCCCGTATGCCTTGCTGACGTTCTCGATCTCGACGTGCGCCATGGAATCCTGTTTCCGCCCCTTCATCGACGGCAAGTAAAGTCCCGGATGACATGCGTGCATCATCCGGGACGTCTCACGGGAGAGCTAGTTCTTGGGCGGCAGCCCCATCGCTGCGCGATAGGCCGCGAG
Coding sequences within:
- a CDS encoding glycosyltransferase, which encodes MTGQSYIPISELSADARPPDIALFLPTLYSGGAERVQLNLADYFVGRGLRVDLVVCKYFGSLKDQVPGGVRLISLESRKVMFSVPAYLRYLRTARPPTVLSSVENANIVSCVGKLLSSSRHQLVVRLDNSLLEQGSLPIQLHRTSMLAAIASTFHAADAFVAVSSGLKRQLSRLPGLRNKPIHLIYNPIIHKGFDAKLAAKPALPSAIGPGEPFILAVGRLHRQKGYASLLRAFALVVRRKPAHLVILGEGGDRDKLQDLANSLGISDRVHFLGYSPNPLAYMRGADVFVLSSIAEGFGNVIVEALASGTPVISTDCPHGPSEILAGGRYGTLVRVGDDAQMAQAIIETISSSKQPMPEDLDEHLKRFTIETIGERYLDCLGLESRPPKAASPQAVSA
- a CDS encoding NAD(P)/FAD-dependent oxidoreductase codes for the protein MSSSTTPNSAHIAIVGAGFCGALAAVVLARAGHRVTLIDRHSVYPKQFRVEKFAGGQIELMRKLGIFKAIAEASTPFKDIANVRAGRIVDRTPNQHYGILYEEIVRVVRAQLPSSVAFIIDDVTALKTGPQKQEVVLSSGQALSVDLVLLATGMNGALAHRLGIGQHMVAEGHSISFGFTIPAEPGLTFNALTCYGSGATNRIDYLSLFPIGDTLRANLFTYLDQRDPWIRELRRNPSTSLGDSMPGLAAYLRPYDPVDGVQNWTMNLMTAASVSQDGIVLIGDAYQTSCPATGMGVTRLLNDVDRLCNVHIPRWLTTPGMAKEKIARFYDDPVKQDVDTQAIRMAHFRRSLITDRSLQWRFRRQEHFMRRRFLDLVHRVRFKDTSGSRARS
- a CDS encoding ABC transporter ATP-binding protein → MAHVEIENVSKAYGPYKIIEGLDLNVADEEFVVLVGPSGCGKTTTLRMIAGLEAVTSGTIRIGNRDVTQLRPGLRNCAMVFQNYALYPHMTVGENIGYGMKVRGETRASIAKAVSDVARVLDLEQYLDRRPKQLSGGQRQRVAIGRAIVRSPDVFLFDEPLSNLDAKLRIEMRTEIKALHRRLAKTIVYVTHDQVEAMTMADRVVVMNKGRIEQAADPITIYERPNNLFVAGFMGAPSMNFIDGEIVGRDGAFTFTEPSGTVLRVPKSREAAYAGHIGKPVVLGVRPDHVLRQDAPEGSFVRMMVKDVEPLGPHTLVIGTVGAHPFTAQMQVGVAAEPDHFIDVALDLQRTHLFEKASGRAIL